One Polynucleobacter sp. SHI8 genomic window, CTTTGCGGGATTACTATTGAAATTATTAGTATGGACTCTGCCCTGGTATACAAAGGCATGGATATAGGTACCGCAAAACCAAGCCCTGAAGAACAAGCATTGATTCCGCATCATGGCTTGAATATTCGAGAGCCCTGGCAAAGTTATTCTGCAGCTCAATTTGCCAAGGATGCTCTTCAGTGGGCAAATGAAATTAAGTCTCGAGGTCATGTGCCAATTATTGTGGGTGGCACTATGCTGTATTGGCGAGCCTTAGTGCAAGGACTTACTGACTTACCAGCAACAACCCCTGAGATTCGCGAAAAAATAGCTCTAGAGGCATCTGAAATTGGCTGGGATGCCATGCATGACCAATTACATGCGATTGATCCGCAAACCGCTTTAAGACTTCCACCAGGAGATACCCAAAGAGTTTCTCGTGCATTAGAAATTTATGCGATGACGGGCCAACCTATGTCCCATTTTTTGGCTTTACAACCTTACGCAGAGTCAAGGGATGATGCATCCTTTGCACATTGTTTGGTGTCATTAGAGCCCCAAGATCGTGGGTGGCTTCATGAGCGAATTCGGCAACGCTTTATGCTCATGCTCAATCAGGGTTTTTTGGATGAGGTTCAATTACTTTTAAGTAACCCCAACATCAAACCAGAATTACCTTCCATGAGGGCAGTAGGTTATCGTCAAGCAATCAGTTATTTCAATCAGGACATCACTTATGAAGAGTTTGTTGAGGCCGGACTGGCGGCTAGTCGGCAACTGGGTAAAAGACAACTTACTTGGTTAAGAGCGATGCCCAGCCGTCATATCGTCGATCCTAGCGTCACAGACTTTTTACCTCAAGCGATGAATGTCTGCCTTGAACATCTCCAAACATTTAAATAACAATGGTTTGATGCGCTCCTGATGGGCGCTCAACAATTTCACCTAACTGAAAGCTCTCGATATCATGTTTTTTCAAAAATTCGATAGCGGTACTCGCATCTTGATCTGGCAGAATGATTGCTAGCCCGATACCACAATTAAATACACGATACATTTCTTGATCATCTACATTTCCGGCTTTGGATAGCCATTGAAATAATTGGGGCATTTGCCATGCATCCCGGTGCAGGACTGCTTGAACATGATCAGGCAAAACACGTGGAATATTTTCTACTAAACCACCACCTGTAATATGTGCCATTCCCTTAATATTGACTAGGTTCAATAACTCTAATACAGGCTTTACATAAATTTTTGTAGGAGTCATTACCACCTCTTCGAGTGGTCTGCCGCCCATATCAAAACTCCTCGTAGCGCCACTTACCTCAATAATTTTACGAATTAAAGAATAGCCGTTGGAATGGGCTCCACTAGAAGCCAAACCTATGACTACATCTCCTGGAGTGATGGTTTTACCTGTGATAATTTTTGATTTTTCTACAACTCCTACTGCAAATCCAGCTAAATCATACTCACCATCAGGGTACATGCCTGGCATTTCTGCGGTTTCACCACCAATAAGAGCACAGCCGGCGATTTCACAACCCTGCGCAATACCACCAACAACGGTAGCTGCCACATCGACTGTCAAGTGACCACAAGCAAAATAATCTAGGAAAAACAAGGACTCAGCACCCTGAACCAAAATATCGTTGACACTCATCGCAACCAAATCTTGACCTACCGTGTCATGAATCTGCCACTCAAAGGCTAATTTCAATTTTGTCCCAACACCATCTGTACCCGAGACTAAGACTGGCTCTTGATATCGTTTAGGTACCTCAAAAAGGGCGCCAAAGCCCCCTATACCCGCCAGGACGCCTTCGCGCATCGTTTTTTTGGCCAAAGGCTTAATTCTCTCAACCAAAGCATCACCAGCATCGATATCTACACCAGCGTCTTTATAAGACAAACCTTTGGTTTGGAGATTATTTTTCACATTTAAATCATTACTTGTCGAATTTGACATATCATTCCTATGAACTCAGTAGAATGAGGAGATTCTAATTCAAGGTGATGGCAATGTCTGATTTTTTTTCGAGCTTGATTGAAATTTTGATGCCTTTTTTGGCAGCTTTTATCTTTGCCTA contains:
- the purM gene encoding phosphoribosylformylglycinamidine cyclo-ligase; the encoded protein is MSNSTSNDLNVKNNLQTKGLSYKDAGVDIDAGDALVERIKPLAKKTMREGVLAGIGGFGALFEVPKRYQEPVLVSGTDGVGTKLKLAFEWQIHDTVGQDLVAMSVNDILVQGAESLFFLDYFACGHLTVDVAATVVGGIAQGCEIAGCALIGGETAEMPGMYPDGEYDLAGFAVGVVEKSKIITGKTITPGDVVIGLASSGAHSNGYSLIRKIIEVSGATRSFDMGGRPLEEVVMTPTKIYVKPVLELLNLVNIKGMAHITGGGLVENIPRVLPDHVQAVLHRDAWQMPQLFQWLSKAGNVDDQEMYRVFNCGIGLAIILPDQDASTAIEFLKKHDIESFQLGEIVERPSGAHQTIVI
- the miaA gene encoding tRNA (adenosine(37)-N6)-dimethylallyltransferase MiaA; translation: MSFSKHPLENILAIVGPTASGKSTLSFELAKSAKLCGITIEIISMDSALVYKGMDIGTAKPSPEEQALIPHHGLNIREPWQSYSAAQFAKDALQWANEIKSRGHVPIIVGGTMLYWRALVQGLTDLPATTPEIREKIALEASEIGWDAMHDQLHAIDPQTALRLPPGDTQRVSRALEIYAMTGQPMSHFLALQPYAESRDDASFAHCLVSLEPQDRGWLHERIRQRFMLMLNQGFLDEVQLLLSNPNIKPELPSMRAVGYRQAISYFNQDITYEEFVEAGLAASRQLGKRQLTWLRAMPSRHIVDPSVTDFLPQAMNVCLEHLQTFK